A window from Salvia miltiorrhiza cultivar Shanhuang (shh) chromosome 2, IMPLAD_Smil_shh, whole genome shotgun sequence encodes these proteins:
- the LOC131009504 gene encoding BTB/POZ domain and ankyrin repeat-containing protein NPR1-like isoform X1 → MENGNDPSSSLSFASSSYLSNGSSGHNAPSSNVCEVGTNLEFLSLSRLSLSLERLVVGSDYDYSDAEVEVEGVSVGVNRCILAARSEFFHQLFRNTSVDSSMREVKGKPKYLMKDLVPEGRVCYEAFMVVLNYLYTGKVRASPTDVSTCVDESCAHDACGPAINYAVEMMYASATFQIKELVMVVQRRLLNFVDKAYVEDVMPILMVAFHCGLQQLLSHCLQRVARSDVDNIILEKELPVEVLNDVRSLRLKSNQDEEHNSVQVDPLNEKRVRKIHRALDSDDVELVKKLLEESNISLDAACALHYATAYCVPKIVYEVLNLESADVNLRNSRGYTVLHVAARRKDPEIIVGLLNRGAVVSDATGDGQTPLSICRRLTRPKDFNEAKEHGQETNTDRLCIDVLEREMRRNPLAGNISLSSMMVADDVHMRLLLLENRGIYLEVSLSNTLLYILVLLIQCVFAVAMARSLFPLEARLAMQIAHADSTMEFAGLSAANGAYGSFKEVDLNEIPSDHVRRLHLRLQALQKTVETGRRFFPNCSEVLDQLLEDDTLGALLLEKGSMEEQRVKRQRYMELKQDVMKAFSKDLAEHKWPGLSSSSSCSDPRKVGGMHKVRRR, encoded by the exons ATGGAGAATGGCAATGATCCGTCGTCGTCCTTGAGTTTCGCCTCGTCTTCGTATCTATCGAACGGCTCGAGTGGCCACAATGCACCTTCGTCTAATGTCTGCGAAGTAGGGACTAATCTCGAGTTCTTGAGCTTGAGTAGGCTTAGCTTGAGTCTTGAGAGGCTGGTGGTTGGTTCTGACTATGACTATAGTGACGCGGAGGTGGAGGTCGAGGGGGTGAGTGTAGGTGTCAACCGCTGCATCCTAGCTGCACGGAGCGAGTTCTTCCACCAACTGTTTAGGAACACGAGCGTTGACAGCTCCATGAGGGAGGTGAAGGGGAAGCCCAAGTACCTCATGAAGGATTTGGTGCCCGAGGGGAGGGTATGTTACGAGGCGTTTATGGTGGTCTTGAACTACTTGTACACCGGGAAGGTGAGGGCGTCCCCGACTGATGTCTCCACCTGCGTTGATGAGTCTTGTGCCCACGATGCCTGTGGCCCGGCCATCAACTACGCTGTGGAGATGATGTACGCCTCTGCCACGTTTCAGATCAAGGAGCTCGTGATGGTTGTTCAG CGTCGTCTCCTTAATTTTGTCGACAAAGCTTATGTGGAAGATGTGATGCCGATCCTCATGGTGGCGTTTCACTGCGGCTTGCAACAGCTTCTCTCGCATTGTCTCCAAAGAGTAGCGCGATCCGACGTGGACAACATCATCCTCGAGAAGGAGCTCCCCGTTGAGGTCCTGAACGACGTCAGATCTCTCCGCCTCAAATCCAACCAGGACGAGGAGCACAACTCCGTTCAGGTGGACCCTTTGAACGAGAAACGCGTCAGGAAGATCCACCGGGCGTTGGACTCGGACGATGTCGAGTTGGTGAAGAAGCTTCTCGAAGAATCCAACATCTCCTTGGACGCCGCCTGCGCCCTTCACTACGCCACAGCTTATTGTGTCCCTAAGATCGTGTACGAGGTTCTGAACCTTGAGAGCGCCGACGTCAACCTCCGGAACTCACGGGGCTACACGGTCCTCCACGTCGCCGCGAGGCGCAAGGACCCCGAGATCATTGTCGGGCTGCTCAACAGGGGTGCTGTCGTGTCGGATGCCACCGGAGATGGACAGACGCCTCTCTCAATCTGCCGGAGGCTGACGCGCCCCAAGGATTTCAACGAGGCGAAGGAGCACGGCCAGGAGACGAACACGGACAGGCTGTGCATCGACGTGTTGGAGAGGGAGATGCGGAGGAATCCGTTGGCCGGAAACATCTCGTTGTCGTCAATGATGGTAGCTGATGATGTCCACATGAGGCTTCTCCTTCTTGAAAACAGAGGTATATATTTAGAGGTTTCGTTATCGAATACATTGCTATATATACTCGTATTGCTGATCCAATGCGTGTTTGCAGTGGCAATGGCGCGCTCGTTGTTCCCTCTCGAAGCCAGACTGGCAATGCAGATAGCGCACGCAGATTCGACTATGGAGTTTGCCGGACTCTCGGCTGCAAATGGCGCCTACGGGAGCTTTAAAGAGGTCGATTTGAACGAGATCCCTTCCGATCATGTGAGGAGGCTCCATTTGAGGCTCCAAGCCCTTCAAAAAACCG TGGAGACCGGCCGTCGCTTCTTCCCCAACTGCTCGGAGGTTCTCGACCAGCTCTTGGAGGACGACACGCTAGGCGCGCTGCTGCTTGAGAAGGGCTCCATGGAGGAGCAGCGGGTGAAGCGGCAGCGCTACATGGAGCTGAAGCAGGACGTGATGAAGGCGTTCAGCAAGGACTTGGCCGAGCATAAGTGGCCGGGCTtgtcgtcgtcgtcttcgtgCTCGGATCCTCGGAAGGTTGGTGGAATGCATAAGGTTAGGAGAAGATAG
- the LOC131009504 gene encoding BTB/POZ domain and ankyrin repeat-containing protein NPR1-like isoform X2 translates to MENGNDPSSSLSFASSSYLSNGSSGHNAPSSNVCEVGTNLEFLSLSRLSLSLERLVVGSDYDYSDAEVEVEGVSVGVNRCILAARSEFFHQLFRNTSVDSSMREVKGKPKYLMKDLVPEGRVCYEAFMVVLNYLYTGKVRASPTDVSTCVDESCAHDACGPAINYAVEMMYASATFQIKELVMVVQRRLLNFVDKAYVEDVMPILMVAFHCGLQQLLSHCLQRVARSDVDNIILEKELPVEVLNDVRSLRLKSNQDEEHNSVQVDPLNEKRVRKIHRALDSDDVELVKKLLEESNISLDAACALHYATAYCVPKIVYEVLNLESADVNLRNSRGYTVLHVAARRKDPEIIVGLLNRGAVVSDATGDGQTPLSICRRLTRPKDFNEAKEHGQETNTDRLCIDVLEREMRRNPLAGNISLSSMMVADDVHMRLLLLENRVAMARSLFPLEARLAMQIAHADSTMEFAGLSAANGAYGSFKEVDLNEIPSDHVRRLHLRLQALQKTVETGRRFFPNCSEVLDQLLEDDTLGALLLEKGSMEEQRVKRQRYMELKQDVMKAFSKDLAEHKWPGLSSSSSCSDPRKVGGMHKVRRR, encoded by the exons ATGGAGAATGGCAATGATCCGTCGTCGTCCTTGAGTTTCGCCTCGTCTTCGTATCTATCGAACGGCTCGAGTGGCCACAATGCACCTTCGTCTAATGTCTGCGAAGTAGGGACTAATCTCGAGTTCTTGAGCTTGAGTAGGCTTAGCTTGAGTCTTGAGAGGCTGGTGGTTGGTTCTGACTATGACTATAGTGACGCGGAGGTGGAGGTCGAGGGGGTGAGTGTAGGTGTCAACCGCTGCATCCTAGCTGCACGGAGCGAGTTCTTCCACCAACTGTTTAGGAACACGAGCGTTGACAGCTCCATGAGGGAGGTGAAGGGGAAGCCCAAGTACCTCATGAAGGATTTGGTGCCCGAGGGGAGGGTATGTTACGAGGCGTTTATGGTGGTCTTGAACTACTTGTACACCGGGAAGGTGAGGGCGTCCCCGACTGATGTCTCCACCTGCGTTGATGAGTCTTGTGCCCACGATGCCTGTGGCCCGGCCATCAACTACGCTGTGGAGATGATGTACGCCTCTGCCACGTTTCAGATCAAGGAGCTCGTGATGGTTGTTCAG CGTCGTCTCCTTAATTTTGTCGACAAAGCTTATGTGGAAGATGTGATGCCGATCCTCATGGTGGCGTTTCACTGCGGCTTGCAACAGCTTCTCTCGCATTGTCTCCAAAGAGTAGCGCGATCCGACGTGGACAACATCATCCTCGAGAAGGAGCTCCCCGTTGAGGTCCTGAACGACGTCAGATCTCTCCGCCTCAAATCCAACCAGGACGAGGAGCACAACTCCGTTCAGGTGGACCCTTTGAACGAGAAACGCGTCAGGAAGATCCACCGGGCGTTGGACTCGGACGATGTCGAGTTGGTGAAGAAGCTTCTCGAAGAATCCAACATCTCCTTGGACGCCGCCTGCGCCCTTCACTACGCCACAGCTTATTGTGTCCCTAAGATCGTGTACGAGGTTCTGAACCTTGAGAGCGCCGACGTCAACCTCCGGAACTCACGGGGCTACACGGTCCTCCACGTCGCCGCGAGGCGCAAGGACCCCGAGATCATTGTCGGGCTGCTCAACAGGGGTGCTGTCGTGTCGGATGCCACCGGAGATGGACAGACGCCTCTCTCAATCTGCCGGAGGCTGACGCGCCCCAAGGATTTCAACGAGGCGAAGGAGCACGGCCAGGAGACGAACACGGACAGGCTGTGCATCGACGTGTTGGAGAGGGAGATGCGGAGGAATCCGTTGGCCGGAAACATCTCGTTGTCGTCAATGATGGTAGCTGATGATGTCCACATGAGGCTTCTCCTTCTTGAAAACAGAG TGGCAATGGCGCGCTCGTTGTTCCCTCTCGAAGCCAGACTGGCAATGCAGATAGCGCACGCAGATTCGACTATGGAGTTTGCCGGACTCTCGGCTGCAAATGGCGCCTACGGGAGCTTTAAAGAGGTCGATTTGAACGAGATCCCTTCCGATCATGTGAGGAGGCTCCATTTGAGGCTCCAAGCCCTTCAAAAAACCG TGGAGACCGGCCGTCGCTTCTTCCCCAACTGCTCGGAGGTTCTCGACCAGCTCTTGGAGGACGACACGCTAGGCGCGCTGCTGCTTGAGAAGGGCTCCATGGAGGAGCAGCGGGTGAAGCGGCAGCGCTACATGGAGCTGAAGCAGGACGTGATGAAGGCGTTCAGCAAGGACTTGGCCGAGCATAAGTGGCCGGGCTtgtcgtcgtcgtcttcgtgCTCGGATCCTCGGAAGGTTGGTGGAATGCATAAGGTTAGGAGAAGATAG
- the LOC131009505 gene encoding uncharacterized protein LOC131009505, whose translation MLSTASTTMLVKSYLNQAELLLKDYVSADLFVVYTSIIIGIFACKTVYELSQLISPVYFKSYSNLTKGIQLEWSNRAMSTFHAMYIATMSLYFVLWSDLFVNDPQRGPVTLRSSTISVSALGVSVGYFLSDLSMIIWRYPSLGGMEYVVHHLLSLVSVAYAMLTGEAQIYTYMVLISEATTPSVNLRWYLDAAGMKRSKVYTINGVVIFLAWLVARILLFIYLFWHSYLYYDQVKQIHEIGVVMVHAVPTVLSVMNLYWFSKIFKGMVKTLKRE comes from the exons ATGCTGTCAACTGCAAGCACTACTATGTTGGTTAAATCTTACCTAAACCAAGCTGAGCTGCTTCTCAAGGACTATGTCTCTGCTGATCTCTTCGTCGTCTACACTTCTATAATCATCGGAATCTTCGCCTGCAAAACG GTGTACGAACTTAGCCAGCTTATTAGCCCCGTTTACTTCAAAAGCTATTCGAATCTCACAAAGGGCATTCAACTCGAATGGAGCAACCG AGCCATGTCGACGTTTCATGCCATGTACATTGCCACCATGTCACTATACTTCGTGTTGTGGTCAGATCTCTTCGTAAATGATCCACAACGTGGTCCAGTCACTCTTCGGAGCTCTACAATATCTGTTTCTGCTTTGGGA GTCTCCGTTGGCTATTTCCTTTCGGATCTCAGCATGATCATATGGCGATATCCTTCCTTAGGCGGGATGGAGTAT GTGGTTCatcatcttctctctttggTGAGCGTCGCCTATGCTATGCTTACCGGTGAAGCACAGATCTACACGTACATGGTTCTAATATCCGAGGCAACCACGCCTTCCGTCAATCTGAGATG GTATCTCGATGCAGCTGGAATGAAGAGGTCGAAGGTGTATACTATAAACGGAGTCGTGATATTCCTAGCATGGCTC GTTGCAAGAATTCTGCTGTTCATTTACTTGTTCTGGCATTCTTACCTGTATTATGATCAG GTGAAGCAGATACACGAGATAGGCGTGGTGATGGTGCACGCCGTCCCAACCGTGCTGTCTGTGATGAACTTGTATTGGTTCAGCAAGATCTTCAAGGGGATGGTGAAGACACTCAAGAGGGAGTGA
- the LOC131009506 gene encoding protein argonaute MEL1-like, with the protein MWIPAKPKNIGRICCQPDWAPHQPAEPAVWLSLSMEQKLDLEASASTPEQAAQPENPPPVQPELPLARRPGFGHAGLEIIIKANHFLVAVADKDLHHYDVSISPEVASKKVCREIIDLVMKGCDFPKEKLAYDGRSSCYAASSLPFESKYFAVELVDADSQSRRIRKFQVSIKLSSKPDLYQLKQFIQGRQLDLPQETIQLFNVVLKQYQYKSGLVVGRSCFHRGMGNGRDLGNGLDYVPGFYQSLRPTQMGLSLNIDMSGTAFFQPILVVDYVAKHINKDLTSGLSDQDRTEVKRALKGVLVETHHLGQIRRHRISGISMQSTQQLMFSLDGKGTQISVAQYFSQKYNIVLQFPNLPAVEAGSDTKPIYLPMELCSIVDHQRYSRKLNVTQVTKLLRITCIQPSKREYSIKQVVEENHGVNDDAYKKFGICVSSNLTSIKARVLPPPTLSYHDETGKEILFTPTAGQWSMKNMKMINGGKIKFWACINFSRVSDANVGQFCDDLIGLCSRKGMTCNQEPLVPVRSVHGPIEKALFDLKAETSSELRKLDATEKQLQLLIVILPDITDSYGTIKRVCETELGIVSQCLQSKNIMQSRKQHMKYMENVALKINAKVGGRNWELEDLKLELTKEFPYFRECPTIIFGAAVTHPQAGDDSSPSIAAVVASMNFPEVTTKYRGLVSAQARREEIIQDLYIEKVDPKRGLMRRGMIRELLTSFYRATGYKPRRIIFYRDGVSEGQFSQVLLHEMKAIREACASVEEYYIPTVTFIVVQKRHHTRLFPADHNTDRSGNVLPGTVVDTEICHPTGFDFYLCSHAGIKGTSRPTHYHVLYDENEFSADGLQMLTNRLCYTYARCTRSVSVVPPVYYAHLAARRARHYIQATDFSDSGSTSDATRERQREVQPLPTIKDNVKDVMFYI; encoded by the exons aTGTGGATTCCTGCGAAGCCCAAGAATATCGGCAGGATCTGCTGCCAGCCCGACTGGGCACCTCACCAGCCGGCTGAGCCGGCGGTGTGGCTATCATTGTCGATGGAGCAGAAGCTTGACCTCGAGGCATCTGCTTCAACACCGGAGCAGGCGGCACAGCCGGAGAACCCTCCTCCGGTTCAACCAGAATTGCCTCTGGCACGGAGGCCTGGATTTGGACATGCCGGCCTTGAAATTATAATAAAGGCCAACCATTTTCTCGTTGCCGTCGCAGACAAAGATCTGCATCATTACGAT GTTTCAATATCGCCAGAGGTGGCTTCAAAAAAGGTGTGTAGGGAAATTATCGACCTGGTTATGAAGGGCTGCGATTTCCCGAAGGAAAAGTTGGCGTACGATGGAAGAAGTAGTTGCTACGCTGCAAGTTCCTTGCCATTCGAGTCAAAATATTTTGCGGTTGAGCTTGTCGATGCTGATAGTCAGTCCAG GAGGATCCGTAAGTTCCAGGTGTCCATAAAACTTTCTTCCAAACCTGATCTCTATCAACTGAAGCAATTCATACAAGGTAGACAACTGGATCTGCCACAGGAAACAATCCAGTTGTTTAATGTGGTTCTTAAACAATACCAATATAAAAG TGGCCTAGTGGTTGGGAGGTCCTGTTTCCATCGTGGAATGGGTAATGGAAGGGATCTTGGAAATGGACTTGATTATGTGCCAGGCTTTTATCAAAGCCTTCGCCCTACACAAATGGGCCTCTCTCTCAATATTG ATATGTCCGGGACAGCCTTCTTTCAGCCTATCTTGGTCGTGGATTATGTTGCGAAGCATATCAACAAAGATCTGACTAGTGGTTTATCTGACCAAGATCGTACCGAG GTGAAAAGAGCTCTAAAAGGTGTACTAGTGGAGACCCACCATCTAGGTCAAATAAGACGACACAGAATTTCGGGCATCAGCATGCAGTCAACGCAACAATTGAT GTTTTCGTTGGATGGCAAGGGGACTCAGATATCTGTTGCGCAATACTTTAGTCAGAAGTATAATATTGTTCTACAATTTCCAAATTTGCCAGCTGTTGAGGCAGGCAGTGATACAAAACCCATTTATCTTCCGATGGAG CTTTGTAGTATTGTTGATCATCAGAGGTACTCGAGAAAATTGAATGTAACACAAGTTACAAAACTTCTGAGGATCACCTGCATACAACCCTCGAAGCGAGAGTATTCAATCAAGCAG GTGGTTGAAGAAAATCATGGCGTCAATGATGATGCGTATAAGAAATTTGGTATTTGTGTTAGCAGTAACCTGACATCTATAAAGGCACGGGTGTTGCCTCCGCCTACG CTGAGTTACCATGATGAGACTGGTAAAGAGATTCTGTTTACTCCAACTGCGGGACAATGGAGTATGAAAAATATG AAAATGATTAATGGCGGAAAGATAAAGTTCTGGGCTTGTATCAACTTCTCAAGGGTGTCTGATGCAAATGTTGGCCAATTCTGCGATGATTTGATTGGCTTATGTTCCAGAAAAGGCATG ACGTGCAATCAGGAACCCTTAGTTCCTGTCCGTAGTGTTCATGGTCCGATTGAGAAGGCATTGTTTGATCTCAAGGCGGAGACTTCTTCGGAACTTAGAAAGCTAGATGCGACTGAAAAACAGCTTCAGCTCCTTATAGTTATTTTGCCTGATATAACCGACTCATATG GGACAATCAAGCGTGTTTGTGAAACGGAGTTGGGTATTGTCTCGCAGTGTTTACAGTctaaaaatataatgcaatccCGTAAGCAGCACATGAAATACATGGAGAATGTCGCACTGAAGATTAATGCGAAG GTTGGAGGGCGAAATTGGGAATTGGAGGATTTGAAGCTTGAGCTGACTAAGGAATTCCCTTATTTTAGGGAGTGTCCTACCATCATTTTTGGTGCAGCTGTTACTCATCCTCAAGCAGGGGACGATTCAAGCCCCTCTATAGCTGCG GTTGTTGCTTCAATGAACTTTCCTGAAGTAACAACAAAGTACAGAGGACTTGTTTCTGCACAAGCCCGTAGAGAAGAAATTATCCAAGATCTCTATATAGAAAAGGTTGATCCCAAAAGGGGACTTATGCGTAGGGGAATGATTAG AGAACTCTTGACGTCCTTCTACAGAGCGACTGGGTATAAACCTAGGAGGATCATATTCTACAG GGACGGAGTAAGTGAAGGACAATTCAGTCAGGTTCTTTTGCATGAAATGAAGGCAATAAGGGAG GCCTGTGCCTCTGTTGAAGAATATTATATTCCAACTGTTACATTCATTGTGGTGCAAAAGAGGCATCATACTCGGCTCTTTCCCGCTGATCATAACACTGATAGGAGTGGCAATGTGCTTCCGG GCACTGTGGTTGATACCGAGATTTGCCATCCAACTGGATTTGATTTCTATCTCTGCAGCCATGCTGGAATCAAG GGTACGAGTCGCCCCACACACTACCATGTGTTGTATGATGAGAATGAGTTCAGTGCCGATGGCCTGCAGATGCTCACAAACAGATTGTGCTACAC GTATGCCCGGTGCACTCGCTCCGTCTCTGTAG TTCCGCCTGTGTACTACGCCCATCTTGCTGCTCGTCGGGCTCGTCACTATATTCAAGCCACAGATTTTTCAGATAGTGGATCGACTTCGGATGCTACTCGGGAGAGGCAGAGAGAGGTCCAGCCTCTGCCTACTATCAAGGACAATGTCAAGGACGTCATGTTTTACATCTGA
- the LOC131009507 gene encoding myb family transcription factor PHL8-like codes for MDNYEKARVIRPYRKSSLPRLRWTPDLHNHFVEVVHSLGGKYKATPKKIMQVMGVKGLKISHIKSHLQMYRSMRETTITNEFIAVKNYQEKRQVYEVMREAPTHRNLFRVPLTCQVRRRITQKGTNVILHEYRGDAQGSSSSEIKPGANMEIQTTTEINFLSLGSHQTSKSSKHSPINLELTIS; via the exons ATGGATAATTATGAGAAAGCGAGGGTTATTAGACCGTACAGAAAATCGTCTCTTCCTCGCCTGCGATGGACACCTGACCTTCACAATCACTTCGTTGAAGTAGTTCATAGTCTTGGTGGGAAATACA aAGCAACTCCAAAGAAGATTATGCAGGTGATGGGCGTGAAGGGGCTCAAGATATCTCACATCAAGAGTCATCTACAG ATGTACAGAAGCATGAGGGAAACCACAATTACAAACGAGTTTATAGCTGTGAAAAACTACCAAGAAAAGAG ACAAGTTTATGAAGTAATGAGAGAAGCACCAACTCATAGAAACCTATTTAGAGTTCCTTTGACATGCCAAGTTAGAAGGAGAATCACACAAAAGGGCACAAATGTAATTCTCCATGAATATCGG GGCGACGCACAAGGGAGCTCGAGCAGTGAAATTAAACCAGGGGCAAATATGGAAATTCAAACAACAAcagaaataaattttttgagTTTAGGCAGCCATCAAACGTCAAAGTCTAGCAAACATAGTCCTATTAATTTAGAACTAACCATATCTTGA
- the LOC131009508 gene encoding protein JASON-like isoform X1: MSCFFACFRVKDSGTNLVTPSEPAVPRSKNALSSLFQCDGNSSACVNESLQKGEERQNRLPGEIDVSEFKDENKFSKPNGTTLETPIKIRKALEKWEDASAQIEAQKSLKFDSWLPNASMEKLKLEKQSNESSTLAGSCSFLDTPSSCMTDGHYTGGISSTSVQGGDIHNAAEIQASDRTAISSISSEQSGSADAHSVTRPLSYPNMEEFDEGGEDSALCHHGESNEQNDVEDANDEEGGLTSWFKPISAKQSGSNKQFSSISSQNKKPPADRPILGMVAAHWNDVEAPNDPPKWWDGNGIPNSTNKYKEDQKVSWHATPFEERLEKALSEESLISQRKPTNETEESDTAMSHFQSSPRLKPVVSF; encoded by the exons ATGAGCTGCTTTTTCGCCTGTTTTCGCGTCAAAGACTCCGGCACTAATCTCGTTACTCCTTCG GAGCCTGCTGTTCCTCGCAGTAAAAATGCGCTGTCGTCGCTGTTCCAGTGTGATGGTAACTCATCTGCGTGTGTGA ATGAATCGCTTCAAAAAGGAGAGGAGCGTCAGAATCGGTTGCCCGGAGAAATCGATGTCAGCGAGTTTAAGGATGag AATAAGTTTTCCAAACCAAATGGAACTACACTCGAAACTCCTATCAAAATCCGAAAAGCCTTGGAGAAATGGGAGGATGCATCAGCTCAAATCGAAGCACAGAAATCTTTGAAGTTCGATTCATGGCTTCCCAATGCATCAATGGAGAAACTGAAGCTGGAGAAGCAATCTAATGAATCTTCAACACTTGCTGGATCGTGTTCTTTCTTGGACACTCCAAGCAG TTGCATGACTGATGGACATTATACCGGTGGAATCTCGAGCACCTCGGTCCAAGGAGGTGATATTCATAATGCAGCTGAAATTCAAGCATCAGATAGGACGGCTATTTCATCCATCTCTTCAGAGCAATCTGGATCAGCTGACGCTCACAGTGTAACAAGGCCGTTATCATATCCAAACATGGAGGAGTTTGACGAGGGGGGTGAAGATTCTGCTCTCTGTCATCATGGAGAATCAAACGAGCAAAATGATGTAGAAGATGCGAATGATGAAGAAGGAGGCTTAACTTCTTGGTTCAAGCCAATTTCAGCCAAGCAAAGTGGTAGTAACAAACAATTTAGTTCCATTTCTAGTCAAAATAAGAAACCTCCTGCAGATAGGCCTATTCTGGGAATGGTTGCAGCTCATTGGAACGATGTTGAGGCACCTAATGATCCGCCTAAATGGTGGGATGGAAATGGAATTCCAAATTCTACTAACAAGTACAAAGAG GATCAGAAAGTCAGTTGGCATGCGACGCCTTTTGAGGAGAGACTGGAGAAGGCACTGTCTGAAGAATCTTTGATTTCTCAGAG GAAGCCTACCAATGAAACTGAAGAATCTGATACTGCCATGTCACATTTTCAATCTTCACCGCGTCTCAAACCTGTCGTATCATTCTGA
- the LOC131009508 gene encoding protein JASON-like isoform X2, whose protein sequence is MSCFFACFRVKDSGTNLVTPSEPAVPRSKNALSSLFQCDDESLQKGEERQNRLPGEIDVSEFKDENKFSKPNGTTLETPIKIRKALEKWEDASAQIEAQKSLKFDSWLPNASMEKLKLEKQSNESSTLAGSCSFLDTPSSCMTDGHYTGGISSTSVQGGDIHNAAEIQASDRTAISSISSEQSGSADAHSVTRPLSYPNMEEFDEGGEDSALCHHGESNEQNDVEDANDEEGGLTSWFKPISAKQSGSNKQFSSISSQNKKPPADRPILGMVAAHWNDVEAPNDPPKWWDGNGIPNSTNKYKEDQKVSWHATPFEERLEKALSEESLISQRKPTNETEESDTAMSHFQSSPRLKPVVSF, encoded by the exons ATGAGCTGCTTTTTCGCCTGTTTTCGCGTCAAAGACTCCGGCACTAATCTCGTTACTCCTTCG GAGCCTGCTGTTCCTCGCAGTAAAAATGCGCTGTCGTCGCTGTTCCAGTGTGATG ATGAATCGCTTCAAAAAGGAGAGGAGCGTCAGAATCGGTTGCCCGGAGAAATCGATGTCAGCGAGTTTAAGGATGag AATAAGTTTTCCAAACCAAATGGAACTACACTCGAAACTCCTATCAAAATCCGAAAAGCCTTGGAGAAATGGGAGGATGCATCAGCTCAAATCGAAGCACAGAAATCTTTGAAGTTCGATTCATGGCTTCCCAATGCATCAATGGAGAAACTGAAGCTGGAGAAGCAATCTAATGAATCTTCAACACTTGCTGGATCGTGTTCTTTCTTGGACACTCCAAGCAG TTGCATGACTGATGGACATTATACCGGTGGAATCTCGAGCACCTCGGTCCAAGGAGGTGATATTCATAATGCAGCTGAAATTCAAGCATCAGATAGGACGGCTATTTCATCCATCTCTTCAGAGCAATCTGGATCAGCTGACGCTCACAGTGTAACAAGGCCGTTATCATATCCAAACATGGAGGAGTTTGACGAGGGGGGTGAAGATTCTGCTCTCTGTCATCATGGAGAATCAAACGAGCAAAATGATGTAGAAGATGCGAATGATGAAGAAGGAGGCTTAACTTCTTGGTTCAAGCCAATTTCAGCCAAGCAAAGTGGTAGTAACAAACAATTTAGTTCCATTTCTAGTCAAAATAAGAAACCTCCTGCAGATAGGCCTATTCTGGGAATGGTTGCAGCTCATTGGAACGATGTTGAGGCACCTAATGATCCGCCTAAATGGTGGGATGGAAATGGAATTCCAAATTCTACTAACAAGTACAAAGAG GATCAGAAAGTCAGTTGGCATGCGACGCCTTTTGAGGAGAGACTGGAGAAGGCACTGTCTGAAGAATCTTTGATTTCTCAGAG GAAGCCTACCAATGAAACTGAAGAATCTGATACTGCCATGTCACATTTTCAATCTTCACCGCGTCTCAAACCTGTCGTATCATTCTGA